One stretch of Acholeplasma laidlawii PG-8A DNA includes these proteins:
- the rpmB gene encoding 50S ribosomal protein L28: protein MAKCYVTGKTTSFGNKRSHALNASRRTWKANLQTVRIKDENGNVKRVKISAKALKKLELERV, encoded by the coding sequence ATGGCAAAGTGCTATGTAACTGGTAAAACTACATCATTTGGTAATAAACGCAGTCATGCGTTAAACGCAAGCCGTCGTACATGGAAGGCTAACTTACAGACTGTCCGTATCAAAGATGAAAATGGAAATGTCAAAAGAGTTAAAATTTCAGCGAAAGCTTTAAAGAAATTAGAGTTAGAGCGCGTTTAA
- the rsgA gene encoding ribosome small subunit-dependent GTPase A yields MNKARVIKLIGGLYSFKDLKTQTVYEGYAKGKFRKVRVDKDSSFNKNITKSTKKDVKDIVLSPKVGDIIHYSFESDQYMITEVLERKNELIRPDVANIDQVLLVFSAMRPDFSFNLLDKFLVILKHHELTPVIVVSKVDLMTDENLKSLKEDLKFYEPFYDIHYVNSKARIGIDTLDGIFEDKITILAGQTGAGKSTLLNALRPELELKTQEISDALGRGKHTTRHSELYEFGGGYICDTPGFSKVDFEFHDYTTLKDYFVDFAKYSDQCKFGHSCLHINEPNCMVKEKIKSKEILQSRYDSYLNFVEILKNRKEKY; encoded by the coding sequence TTGAATAAAGCACGTGTAATTAAATTAATCGGAGGCTTATATAGCTTTAAAGACCTTAAGACGCAAACAGTGTATGAAGGTTATGCAAAGGGTAAATTTAGAAAGGTGAGAGTGGATAAAGACTCAAGCTTTAATAAGAACATCACAAAAAGCACTAAAAAAGATGTCAAAGACATCGTTTTAAGTCCTAAAGTTGGTGACATTATCCATTATAGTTTTGAATCTGATCAGTACATGATTACTGAAGTGCTTGAAAGAAAAAATGAACTTATTAGACCAGATGTTGCAAACATTGATCAAGTATTATTGGTCTTTTCGGCCATGAGACCGGATTTTAGTTTTAATTTATTGGATAAATTTCTAGTGATATTAAAACATCATGAATTAACACCTGTTATTGTGGTATCTAAAGTAGACTTAATGACGGATGAAAATTTAAAATCTCTTAAAGAAGATTTAAAATTTTATGAACCATTTTACGATATACATTATGTTAATAGTAAAGCACGCATTGGTATTGATACATTAGATGGTATATTTGAAGATAAAATCACGATTTTAGCAGGTCAAACAGGCGCAGGCAAGTCAACACTTTTAAATGCACTTAGACCTGAACTAGAATTAAAAACTCAAGAAATATCAGATGCTCTTGGTCGTGGAAAGCACACAACCAGACATTCTGAACTCTACGAGTTTGGTGGTGGGTATATTTGTGATACACCAGGATTTAGTAAAGTAGACTTTGAATTTCATGATTATACGACACTAAAAGACTACTTTGTAGACTTTGCTAAGTATAGTGATCAGTGTAAGTTTGGTCATAGTTGTTTACATATCAACGAGCCTAATTGCATGGTTAAAGAAAAAATCAAATCAAAAGAAATATTACAATCAAGGTATGATAGTTACTTAAATTTCGTAGAAATATTAAAAAATAGAAAAGAAAAGTATTAG
- a CDS encoding DAK2 domain-containing protein, which yields MSNKKISGDLFKKMVTNGAIHLKNNHKEVDHLNVFPVPDGDTGTNMQMTMMAGVKEVSQDQSNSIVDVSKILSRGLLMGARGNSGVILSQFFRGLYSEISKINNGSLTIKEFIQALVGGYQMAYRAVMDPVEGTILTVVRESAERVLKDQKKYTSIEDVLKAYLMQAKETLIKTPELLPVLKEAGVVDSGGAGFIKIIEGMLMALEGEILSELDAIQSMPQANLDYVGAHNLGEVDIKFGYCTEFIVQLFDWENFDINSVRNPLEQMGDSLVVVTDEDLLKVHVHTNQPGVALTLAQKFGELKTIKVDNMRTQHGNITGQDHSGHDHSQAVPELAPVKKPRSKYGLIAVGQGEGVKTAFKELGVDMIIDGGQTMNPPTEDFIKAIEAVNADNVIILPNNSNIILTAEQAASLTENQNVSVLKTKTVAQGYSAMISFDPTATIEENTDVMMDVVNEMKSGEVTYAVRDTEMHGVQVKNGDYIGISKSKIIVSCKDRYEAVTSLLESMITEDSEIATLFIGNGVSEDEVEKVVEFVASINEDCEVETINGKQDVYSYIIAVE from the coding sequence ATGTCTAATAAGAAAATTAGCGGTGACCTGTTTAAAAAAATGGTTACTAATGGTGCAATCCACTTAAAAAATAACCACAAAGAAGTAGACCACCTTAATGTGTTTCCGGTACCAGATGGTGACACGGGAACAAATATGCAAATGACAATGATGGCGGGTGTTAAAGAAGTATCCCAAGATCAGTCAAATTCTATCGTTGATGTATCAAAAATATTATCTAGAGGATTATTAATGGGCGCTAGAGGTAACTCTGGTGTTATCCTATCACAATTCTTTAGAGGACTCTATTCTGAAATTTCTAAAATCAATAATGGCTCACTAACAATTAAAGAATTTATTCAAGCACTTGTTGGTGGTTACCAAATGGCATATCGTGCTGTTATGGATCCTGTTGAAGGAACCATTTTAACTGTGGTTAGAGAATCAGCGGAAAGAGTTTTAAAAGATCAAAAAAAATATACATCAATCGAAGACGTTTTAAAAGCTTACTTAATGCAAGCTAAAGAAACACTTATCAAAACACCGGAATTACTTCCTGTATTAAAAGAAGCTGGTGTAGTTGATAGTGGTGGTGCTGGTTTCATTAAGATTATTGAAGGTATGTTAATGGCACTTGAAGGAGAAATCCTAAGTGAATTAGATGCTATTCAATCAATGCCTCAAGCAAACCTTGATTATGTGGGTGCACATAACCTTGGTGAAGTGGATATCAAGTTTGGTTATTGTACAGAGTTTATCGTTCAATTATTTGATTGGGAAAACTTTGATATTAACAGCGTTAGAAATCCACTAGAACAAATGGGTGATTCATTAGTTGTAGTAACTGACGAAGATTTACTAAAAGTTCACGTTCATACTAACCAACCAGGTGTTGCATTAACTCTTGCTCAAAAATTTGGTGAATTGAAAACGATCAAAGTAGATAACATGCGTACACAACATGGTAACATTACAGGTCAAGACCATTCAGGTCATGATCATTCACAAGCTGTACCTGAACTAGCACCGGTGAAAAAACCACGATCTAAATATGGTTTAATTGCTGTTGGTCAAGGTGAAGGCGTAAAAACTGCATTTAAAGAATTAGGCGTAGATATGATTATTGATGGTGGTCAAACAATGAACCCACCTACAGAAGATTTCATTAAAGCAATTGAAGCTGTTAATGCTGATAATGTCATTATTTTACCTAATAACTCAAATATTATATTAACGGCTGAACAAGCTGCAAGTTTAACTGAAAACCAAAATGTATCTGTATTAAAAACTAAAACTGTAGCTCAAGGTTACTCAGCAATGATATCATTTGACCCAACTGCAACCATCGAAGAAAACACTGATGTGATGATGGATGTTGTCAATGAAATGAAATCCGGTGAAGTGACATATGCAGTTAGGGATACTGAAATGCATGGCGTTCAAGTTAAAAATGGAGATTACATCGGTATTTCTAAATCTAAGATCATCGTATCTTGTAAAGATAGATATGAAGCAGTAACAAGTTTATTAGAATCAATGATTACTGAAGATTCAGAAATAGCAACACTGTTCATTGGTAACGGCGTTAGTGAAGATGAAGTTGAAAAGGTAGTTGAGTTTGTTGCATCTATTAATGAAGACTGTGAAGTCGAAACAATTAATGGTAAACAAGATGTATACTCATACATCATTGCAGTAGAATAA
- the rlmN gene encoding 23S rRNA (adenine(2503)-C(2))-methyltransferase RlmN, whose protein sequence is MLIYDLTYEELEEFIVENGYKKFRADQIWNWLYKQKIEAFSEMNNIPEDIIKLLNDNYTFAGLETVIKNTSADGTIKFLFDLKDANLIETVLMSHNYGMSACVTTQVGCNIGCSFCASGVLKKKRDLTAGEIVAQIIRAEKESGVRVSSIVIMGIGEPFDNYKNFVKFISIVNHPKGLAIGARHITVSTSGLVPKIKEFAHLGIQVNLAVSLHAPNNEIRSKLMKINDRFKVEEVVDAIKYYIHVTNRRVTIEYIMIQDLNDSVETAVELAKLLKGMNVYVNLIPYNTVKEADYQRSSLENRLAFHKTLKEHKITAILRKEQGHDINAACGQLRSQNL, encoded by the coding sequence ATGCTAATTTATGATTTAACATACGAAGAATTAGAAGAATTCATCGTAGAAAACGGCTATAAGAAATTTAGAGCCGATCAAATTTGGAACTGGCTCTATAAACAAAAAATAGAGGCGTTCAGTGAAATGAATAACATCCCAGAGGACATCATTAAATTATTGAATGATAATTATACCTTTGCAGGACTTGAAACAGTGATCAAAAATACCAGTGCAGATGGTACAATTAAGTTTTTATTTGACTTAAAAGATGCGAATCTAATTGAAACGGTATTAATGAGTCATAACTATGGCATGAGTGCCTGTGTGACTACTCAAGTAGGATGTAACATTGGATGTAGTTTTTGTGCATCTGGTGTATTAAAGAAAAAAAGAGACTTAACAGCAGGTGAAATTGTTGCACAAATCATTCGTGCAGAAAAAGAATCTGGTGTGAGAGTGTCTAGTATTGTTATTATGGGTATTGGTGAACCATTTGATAACTATAAGAACTTTGTTAAATTTATTAGCATTGTAAATCACCCTAAAGGACTAGCAATTGGTGCAAGACATATTACAGTGTCTACATCTGGTTTAGTACCTAAGATTAAAGAATTTGCTCATTTAGGTATTCAAGTAAACTTAGCGGTTTCGCTACATGCACCGAATAATGAAATTAGATCTAAATTAATGAAAATCAATGATAGATTCAAAGTTGAAGAAGTCGTAGATGCAATCAAATACTATATTCATGTTACTAACAGAAGAGTTACAATTGAATATATTATGATTCAAGATTTAAATGATAGTGTAGAAACTGCAGTAGAATTAGCTAAACTCTTAAAGGGTATGAATGTCTATGTGAATTTAATTCCATATAACACCGTTAAAGAAGCAGATTATCAAAGATCAAGTCTTGAGAATCGTTTAGCATTCCACAAGACTTTAAAAGAACATAAAATCACTGCAATTTTAAGAAAAGAACAAGGTCATGACATTAATGCTGCTTGTGGCCAATTAAGAAGTCAAAATCTATAA
- the rpe gene encoding ribulose-phosphate 3-epimerase, translating into MKVAPSILTANFIRLEDELKSIEEGSDYIHVDVMDGHFVPNISFGPAIVSQIGELTKLPMDIHLMVEHPLDWIDKVIFPTTEFITIHAECNRFKESIRRILYLGKKAGLAIKPSTDVDFIKPYLSQLDLVLVMGVEPGYGGQLFIQNQLKKIEELAQLKEENGYHYEIQVDGGINVSTAKQVKDAGATIVVAGTFIFNYEDRKERIESLK; encoded by the coding sequence ATGAAAGTTGCACCGTCGATATTGACAGCAAATTTTATACGCTTGGAAGACGAGCTTAAATCCATCGAGGAAGGTTCGGATTATATTCATGTGGACGTTATGGATGGCCACTTTGTACCAAACATTAGTTTTGGACCAGCGATAGTTTCGCAAATTGGTGAACTCACTAAACTACCAATGGATATTCATCTTATGGTAGAGCACCCATTAGATTGGATTGATAAAGTAATCTTTCCAACTACAGAATTTATTACAATCCATGCGGAATGTAACAGATTTAAAGAAAGTATTCGCAGAATTCTTTATTTAGGTAAAAAAGCTGGTTTAGCAATTAAACCAAGCACAGATGTAGATTTTATTAAACCATACTTAAGTCAACTAGACCTTGTATTAGTCATGGGTGTTGAACCTGGATATGGTGGACAATTATTCATCCAAAATCAATTGAAAAAAATCGAAGAACTTGCACAACTTAAAGAAGAAAACGGATATCACTACGAAATTCAAGTAGATGGTGGTATTAACGTTTCTACAGCAAAACAAGTCAAAGATGCAGGAGCAACCATAGTTGTTGCAGGTACATTTATCTTTAATTACGAAGATCGTAAAGAAAGAATCGAATCACTTAAATAG
- the anmK gene encoding anhydro-N-acetylmuramic acid kinase AnmK, producing the protein MNQSKLACGIMSGTSLDGIDVAIATISGTGLNTKIELIVAETFPYPKDILEKVKLAIDNELRVRDVSSLNFELGRLYADCVIKLCKDNKLSPSSLSFIASHGQTVYHQGATQDGSNPNTLQLGSGSVIAGLTQTTVVSDFRVADMIAGGQGAPLVPFVDYILLSNKDKTRIIQNIGGISNITVLPKTQHEKDVYAFDTGPGNMMINYAMEYFFNKPYDAFGETAKKGNLIKALYDEILQHPFLKLQPPKSCGREEFGVSFTKELIKRYHNHTREDILHTLTVATADTMVKAIEQFVLNKHEVDELIISGGGVHNTFMMDQLKKKLHPIHVLSTDDIGLSSDFKEALAFIVLANQTMYQEPSNLPTATGAKKAVVLGNVSYYR; encoded by the coding sequence ATGAACCAATCGAAACTTGCTTGCGGTATTATGAGTGGTACATCATTAGATGGTATAGATGTTGCAATAGCAACAATTTCAGGTACTGGTCTTAATACAAAAATTGAACTCATCGTAGCAGAAACTTTTCCTTATCCCAAGGATATCTTAGAGAAAGTGAAACTGGCTATTGATAATGAACTAAGGGTAAGAGACGTATCGAGTCTCAATTTTGAACTTGGTAGACTTTATGCAGACTGTGTGATTAAGTTATGTAAAGACAACAAGCTAAGTCCTTCAAGTTTGAGTTTTATCGCATCGCATGGACAAACTGTCTACCACCAAGGTGCTACACAAGATGGAAGTAATCCAAACACACTTCAATTAGGTAGTGGATCTGTGATTGCAGGGTTAACCCAAACAACTGTCGTCTCTGACTTTAGAGTAGCAGATATGATTGCAGGTGGCCAAGGGGCACCCCTTGTTCCTTTTGTAGATTATATTTTACTATCAAATAAAGATAAAACACGTATCATTCAAAATATTGGAGGTATCTCTAATATTACAGTATTACCAAAGACTCAACATGAAAAAGATGTATACGCCTTTGATACAGGTCCAGGTAATATGATGATTAATTATGCGATGGAATATTTCTTTAATAAACCTTATGATGCATTCGGCGAGACTGCTAAAAAAGGAAACCTTATTAAGGCATTATATGATGAAATACTTCAACACCCATTCTTAAAACTACAACCACCTAAATCATGTGGTAGAGAAGAATTTGGTGTGAGTTTCACAAAAGAGTTAATAAAAAGATATCATAATCATACAAGAGAAGACATCTTACATACACTCACCGTAGCGACAGCAGACACGATGGTTAAAGCTATAGAACAATTTGTTTTAAATAAACACGAAGTAGATGAACTGATTATTTCCGGTGGTGGTGTTCATAACACCTTTATGATGGATCAATTAAAGAAAAAACTACACCCAATACACGTCTTATCCACAGATGATATTGGTTTGTCAAGTGATTTTAAAGAGGCTCTAGCATTTATTGTTTTAGCCAATCAAACAATGTATCAAGAACCGTCCAATCTACCTACAGCAACTGGTGCAAAAAAAGCTGTCGTACTTGGTAATGTTTCTTACTACAGATAA
- a CDS encoding thiamine diphosphokinase has translation MNVYLIVHPVPNNLKQIIKKPAYVIAVDQGLFDAYKQGVFVDLAIGDFDSLSDISLLDKVSYKRLNPVKDITDTEAALQYALSLNPAHTYILGGIGGSRLEHSYANLLLLFDYDDVSIITSESSVVKYREGIHHTKFTGFINIFSQNQAIITLNGFKYELDSYKLKKFDRLGISNELESSEGTIKVHSGSILVVYTKKEQ, from the coding sequence ATGAACGTCTATTTGATCGTACATCCTGTACCAAATAACTTAAAACAAATCATTAAAAAGCCCGCTTATGTGATCGCAGTCGATCAAGGGCTTTTTGATGCTTATAAACAGGGTGTATTTGTTGATTTAGCAATAGGAGACTTTGATTCCTTAAGTGATATCAGTCTACTCGACAAAGTCTCTTATAAACGCTTAAATCCGGTTAAAGACATAACAGACACTGAAGCAGCGCTCCAATATGCATTAAGTTTAAATCCGGCGCACACCTATATATTAGGTGGTATTGGTGGATCTAGACTAGAACATAGTTATGCAAATCTTTTATTGTTATTTGATTATGATGATGTAAGTATCATAACAAGTGAATCAAGCGTTGTTAAATATCGTGAAGGTATCCATCATACTAAATTTACCGGGTTTATTAATATTTTCAGTCAAAATCAGGCGATTATTACGTTAAACGGTTTTAAGTATGAACTAGATAGCTATAAGTTAAAAAAGTTTGATAGATTGGGTATCTCAAATGAACTTGAAAGCAGTGAAGGCACTATCAAAGTACACAGTGGATCTATTCTTGTAGTATATACGAAAAAAGAACAATAA
- a CDS encoding phosphodiester glycosidase family protein produces the protein MKKILITIFVSIMLILSFTPSTQAQELFRFEHQLSERRYVDGIEHIKRVGTMTYGEEVTSQHYNYLGVNVKTTDYNIIASDNYRPYEWGMSNLVAHIETAKQRFPHLDFVGGVNGDFYDINNTGRASNTHIVNFEVKHRGPTNGRNAVGFTDDGDMVYGTPSFLGQHLNILNEYKELKMRLKIDRINQLPQNDLEIAIFHQNYASEIPADFHKVIINASDLKSDASGNINYSKGVLDSKTTDAHTMEEKTFVLVGKAFQDDNLITSSDTILVQELLGNGFENVRNAIGTGQLLVKDGAVQHAAFKSLPSNNMAHFRHPRTAIGQKADGTVFFIVVDGRDALSGKYGVKYSELGELMKMHGAVTAFNLDGGGSSTMLLRNSETGEYEGLNTFSDGHMRSISNGLLFARGDLEPVFVEIPYPDTRTPFEAPTGLFIDSEGVFHFTGNSEHMEYVLKINGREQYLTKETISLLLAPGQHEIQVRVKGNAEYSTSPFSESYTYNVHKNDVKIILDLIRNIAQGN, from the coding sequence ATGAAAAAAATATTAATCACAATATTTGTATCTATCATGCTTATTTTATCTTTTACACCAAGTACTCAAGCTCAAGAACTTTTCAGATTTGAGCACCAACTTAGTGAAAGAAGATATGTAGATGGTATCGAACACATTAAACGTGTAGGTACGATGACTTATGGTGAAGAAGTCACTTCACAACATTATAACTATTTAGGGGTTAACGTTAAAACAACTGATTATAATATCATAGCTAGTGATAACTATAGACCTTATGAATGGGGTATGTCTAATTTAGTTGCACATATTGAAACTGCTAAACAAAGATTTCCTCATCTAGATTTTGTTGGTGGTGTTAATGGTGACTTTTATGATATCAATAATACCGGCCGTGCATCTAATACACATATTGTAAATTTTGAAGTTAAGCACCGTGGACCAACGAATGGACGAAATGCAGTAGGGTTTACAGATGATGGCGATATGGTTTATGGCACCCCATCATTTTTAGGGCAACATTTAAACATATTAAATGAATATAAAGAACTTAAGATGAGATTAAAGATTGATCGTATCAATCAATTACCTCAAAATGATTTAGAAATCGCTATTTTCCACCAAAACTATGCATCAGAAATTCCTGCTGATTTTCATAAAGTGATCATTAACGCTAGTGATTTAAAATCAGATGCAAGTGGTAACATCAACTATTCTAAAGGGGTCTTAGATTCAAAAACAACTGATGCTCATACAATGGAAGAAAAGACTTTTGTTTTAGTGGGTAAGGCATTCCAAGATGATAACTTAATTACCAGTTCAGATACCATCTTAGTTCAAGAACTATTAGGAAATGGTTTTGAAAATGTTAGAAACGCTATTGGAACCGGCCAATTACTCGTTAAAGATGGTGCTGTACAACATGCAGCATTTAAGAGTTTACCAAGTAATAATATGGCACACTTTAGACACCCTAGAACAGCTATCGGCCAAAAAGCCGATGGTACAGTATTCTTTATTGTAGTTGATGGTAGAGATGCTTTATCAGGTAAATACGGTGTTAAATATAGCGAATTAGGTGAACTCATGAAAATGCATGGTGCTGTCACTGCCTTTAACTTAGATGGTGGTGGTTCATCAACCATGTTACTAAGAAATAGTGAAACAGGTGAGTATGAGGGATTAAACACATTCTCTGATGGTCATATGCGTTCAATTTCAAACGGTTTACTATTTGCAAGAGGAGACCTTGAACCTGTATTTGTAGAAATACCTTACCCAGATACAAGAACTCCATTTGAAGCACCAACTGGATTATTTATAGATTCTGAAGGTGTATTCCACTTTACTGGTAATAGTGAACATATGGAATATGTGTTAAAAATCAATGGTAGAGAACAATATTTAACAAAAGAAACAATTTCTTTACTACTTGCACCTGGGCAACATGAAATTCAAGTTCGTGTTAAAGGTAATGCTGAATATTCTACCTCACCATTTAGTGAATCTTACACATACAATGTACACAAAAATGATGTAAAAATCATTCTTGATCTCATTAGAAACATTGCTCAAGGTAATTAA
- a CDS encoding 6-phospho-beta-glucosidase, producing MNKKLKLVIIGAGSSYTPELFKHIILNYEDLKVTEIALVDLEDNQNRLNIINDFAHRMFKKHNISMAISQSINRREALVDADFVLIQIRVGRMEARYFDETVPAQFEMLGHEAIGIGGMFNALRTIPVIYKIIEDIKELAPKAWVINISNPTGIISEAVFRFAEFERYMGLSSSPNQATKSIIEKLGAKPSEVVPYFAGLSELSFISKIYHKSKDKLPKLLEEDFCPSKRFMAPENLKQLKLYPHPNLKVYYQYDIAVPEFLEHIRNNQIRTNEVIQIDEELFKQYSDPSVGEVPKDIEKRLGHDYAETAIQIIDSMVNNKKNYHVINTVNRGHIVGIPDETSIEITSRITNKGPIPVHIGELPLQIRGIVQHLKAYEELLCDAIYEKNLNKALLAYQVHPLSKSFITTKHAFDALYEKHKNLLTYYGAYNK from the coding sequence ATGAATAAAAAATTAAAATTAGTAATTATTGGTGCAGGATCAAGTTACACACCAGAATTATTTAAACACATCATATTAAACTATGAAGATTTAAAAGTAACTGAGATTGCACTAGTTGATTTAGAGGATAATCAAAACAGATTAAACATTATAAATGATTTTGCACACAGAATGTTTAAGAAGCATAATATTTCAATGGCTATTTCTCAATCAATAAATAGAAGAGAAGCTTTAGTTGATGCAGACTTTGTACTTATTCAAATTAGAGTGGGACGTATGGAAGCAAGGTACTTCGATGAAACTGTTCCTGCACAATTTGAAATGTTAGGACATGAAGCAATTGGTATCGGAGGGATGTTTAATGCACTAAGAACTATCCCAGTAATCTATAAAATTATTGAAGATATTAAAGAACTTGCACCTAAGGCATGGGTTATTAATATTAGTAATCCTACTGGAATCATTAGTGAAGCAGTATTTAGATTTGCAGAGTTTGAACGCTACATGGGGTTATCAAGTAGTCCAAATCAAGCAACAAAAAGTATCATTGAAAAATTAGGTGCAAAACCTTCTGAAGTTGTGCCTTATTTTGCGGGATTAAGTGAATTATCATTTATCTCAAAAATATATCATAAGAGTAAAGATAAACTGCCTAAACTATTAGAAGAAGACTTTTGTCCATCTAAAAGATTTATGGCACCTGAAAACCTAAAACAGCTTAAATTATACCCGCATCCAAACTTAAAGGTCTATTATCAATATGATATTGCAGTACCTGAGTTTTTAGAACATATTAGAAATAATCAGATACGTACAAATGAAGTTATTCAAATAGATGAAGAATTATTTAAACAATATAGTGACCCTTCAGTAGGTGAAGTACCTAAAGATATTGAGAAAAGATTAGGTCATGATTATGCAGAAACAGCGATCCAAATCATTGATTCTATGGTGAATAATAAAAAGAACTATCACGTCATTAATACAGTCAATCGTGGCCATATTGTAGGAATTCCAGATGAAACATCTATAGAAATCACTTCACGTATTACAAATAAGGGTCCGATTCCGGTCCATATTGGTGAACTACCACTCCAAATACGTGGTATCGTTCAACATCTAAAAGCTTATGAAGAATTATTATGTGATGCGATATATGAAAAGAATTTGAATAAAGCATTACTTGCATATCAGGTACATCCTTTATCTAAATCATTTATTACAACTAAACATGCATTTGATGCATTATATGAAAAACATAAAAACTTACTAACATACTATGGAGCGTACAACAAATGA
- a CDS encoding DUF2130 domain-containing protein: protein MVIKTEGDSKGTKGDYIFKVFNNESHDILLTSAMIEMKSEALESENKKKNSDHYKKLDDDRNKKKLEYAILVSELEYNYESDAPIFSVPGYEKMYVVRPHFFITLLGILESIGMKYADIITNKEIQKIEFQESEKILQDFEKFKEDIIGNSIRHITTQLENIKTKTNTIISSVEAIQESVRVILDSHLNTVRSKIENYSIRRVVKHIDKIQD from the coding sequence TTGGTCATCAAAACAGAAGGTGATTCTAAAGGTACAAAAGGTGACTACATTTTTAAAGTATTTAACAATGAGTCCCATGATATCTTATTAACAAGTGCCATGATAGAAATGAAGAGTGAAGCACTAGAATCTGAAAACAAAAAGAAAAACTCAGATCACTATAAGAAATTAGATGATGACAGAAATAAGAAAAAGCTAGAATATGCAATCTTAGTAAGTGAGCTAGAGTATAATTATGAATCAGATGCTCCTATATTTTCTGTACCAGGTTATGAAAAAATGTATGTTGTTAGACCTCATTTTTTCATCACCTTATTAGGTATTTTAGAATCTATCGGTATGAAGTATGCCGACATTATAACAAACAAAGAAATCCAAAAAATAGAGTTCCAAGAATCAGAAAAAATTCTTCAGGATTTTGAAAAGTTCAAAGAAGACATTATTGGAAACTCTATTAGACATATAACAACACAACTAGAGAACATAAAAACTAAAACAAATACCATTATTTCCAGTGTAGAAGCTATACAAGAAAGTGTTCGTGTTATTTTAGATTCCCACTTAAATACAGTGAGAAGTAAAATTGAAAATTATTCTATTAGACGTGTCGTTAAACATATTGATAAAATACAAGATTAA
- a CDS encoding MurR/RpiR family transcriptional regulator has product MSVMLNMLKNKEALSMAERIVLDYLIENKTLLKDFSVEKIAEAAYTSPASVVRMCKKLGYNGFKDFKIDFILANSKVEIPETSEYTDVILIKDQNNGKKAIENNIRALEETINLYDEKTYTKAASLIMNARKILIFGKGSSFLVCKDLEMKLRRINKFCVAQGESHDQFVDASFINNKDVVIFISNSGKTKEIISSALLAKENKTPIISITRIGSSILADISDVVLYTSALESEFRSAAMTSRISQMSVVDALYAKCAYTDIDRSIQALETTYRTIKKFKR; this is encoded by the coding sequence ATGAGTGTAATGTTAAACATGCTGAAAAATAAAGAAGCACTAAGTATGGCTGAACGTATTGTTCTTGATTATTTAATTGAGAATAAGACGTTGCTCAAAGATTTTAGCGTGGAGAAAATTGCAGAGGCGGCTTACACATCCCCGGCATCGGTTGTAAGAATGTGTAAAAAGTTAGGTTATAATGGTTTTAAAGACTTTAAAATCGATTTTATTCTTGCAAACTCTAAAGTAGAGATTCCTGAAACAAGTGAATACACTGACGTTATTTTAATTAAAGATCAAAACAATGGAAAAAAGGCAATTGAAAATAATATTCGAGCACTAGAAGAAACCATTAATCTATATGATGAAAAAACGTATACCAAAGCTGCATCCTTAATTATGAATGCTAGAAAAATCTTAATCTTTGGTAAAGGATCAAGTTTCTTAGTATGTAAAGACTTAGAAATGAAATTAAGACGTATTAATAAATTTTGTGTGGCACAAGGTGAATCACATGACCAATTTGTGGATGCATCCTTTATTAATAATAAAGACGTCGTAATTTTCATATCAAACTCTGGTAAAACTAAAGAAATTATTTCCTCAGCATTACTTGCTAAAGAAAATAAAACACCAATTATTAGTATCACAAGAATTGGTTCAAGCATCCTTGCCGACATTTCGGATGTTGTGTTATACACTTCAGCATTAGAATCAGAATTTAGAAGTGCTGCGATGACTTCACGTATTTCTCAGATGTCCGTGGTGGATGCACTTTATGCAAAATGTGCATACACAGATATAGATCGTTCGATTCAAGCACTTGAGACAACATATAGAACAATTAAAAAATTTAAAAGATAA